The Streptomyces achromogenes DNA segment GCGAACCCCGGCTGCGGATGCGGGAGTACGACAGCCCGATGCCGCCGGCGTGCTTCGACAGCCGGGCCACCTGGTGGTAGCGGTCGTAGATGGAGTCCAGCTCGTCGAGCGGGGAGTCGAGGAGGTAGCAGGACGACATCTGCGGGTGCCGGGTGCCGGAGTTGAAGAGTGTGGGGGAGGACGGGAGGTAGTCCAGCCGGCTCATCAGCCGGTAGAGCGCGGCCACCTCGTCCACGGCGCGGACGGTGTCGTCCTCGGCCAGACCGGCGGCGACGCGCAGCAGGAAGTGCTGGGGCGTCTCGACGACCTTGCGGGTGATCGGGTGCCGCAGGAGGTAGCGGCTGTGCAGGGTGCGCAGTCCGAAGTAGCCGAAGCGGTCGTCGGCCGCGGTGTCGACGAGCGCGTCGAGGCGGGCCGCGTGGACGCGCACGAACTCGGCGGTGCGGTCCGCGATCAGACCCTCGCGGTGCCCGACGGCGACCGACTCGGTGAACGACGTGACGCCCTGGGAGGCGGCCTCCGCGGCGATGCCGATGGTCAGCAGACGGGCGGCCAGCTTCGAGTAGGCGGGGTCCTCGGCGATCAGGCCGGCGGCCGCCTCCGTGGCCAGTTCGCGCAGCTCCGCGGTGATCTCGGAGGCAGCCCGCGCGGACCGGCCGCGAAGGGCGGCGGCCGCGACCCGGCCCGGGTCGGCGTCGGGCAGGTCGGCGGTCAGCTCGGTCAGGGTACGCAGCAACGCGGTCCCGGCACCGTCGGTCTTCAGCTCGGTGACTGAGGCCGGTTCGGCTGGCGCGATGGTCACGTGGGGCTCTCCCTCGCTCGGCAAGGGGCCTGGCGCAGGGCAGGGGGCAGCACACGAGCGCGCGGGGGCGTCGCGTCCACCGGCCCACTCCACGAGGCCCGGACGTCAGGGCACCCGGACCGGACGGCCGGGCGCGCTGTCGGCAGGACCTCGGACTGAACAGGCGTGCCCATATGGGTAGGGATGCACGCGAGTACACCGTTGCGGGACAGTTCCGGATTCGCACCGGATTCCCCTGCGGCGACAGCGAGCATGAGCATACATCTTGTGCTCGCCTGCCACGCCACCCCCAGATGTTGTGTCGGGGTGGTTTCAGAGCGTCAACTGATAGGTGAGAAGAGTGAAGTCGTCCAGGTGCGGCACGGGATTCCAGTCCCGCTCGGGTGTGCGGACGAAGCCGAGACGTTCGTAGATCCGGTGCGCGGTGTGCATGCTGCGCTGGCTCGACAGGACGACGGCCGCGCAGCCCTCCGTGGCTCGCGCCCGCTCCAGGCATGCCCGCACGAGCGCCTCTCCGGCGCCCCGGCCGCGCGCCGCGTGCGCGACCGCGAGCGCACGGATCTCGGCCTCACCGGGCCGCGCGATGTCGGCGACCGGGCCGGGACCGGCCACGAAGGTGACGCCGCCGAGGAGCCGGTCGCCGTCCACGGCCACCAGCACCTCGGCGGCGGCCGCCCGCGCGGCGACGTCCTTCAGCGCCGGCAGATACGGGTCCTCCTCGCCGTAGTCGAGGAGACCGTCGTCCAGGTAGGCGCGGGCGGTGATGTCGCCCAGGGGCTGGTACTCGCCCGGAGTGACCTGTCGTATCACGATGTCCATGGCCTCGAGTGTGCCGGACGCCCGGGTTGCGGAGCGTGTCCGGAGTGATTCCATGGAAGTAGCCGTCGGCGCCGTGCGAATCCGCTGCCCCGCGAGTCCTCCGTCCCCGGGAACCACTCCGGGAGTTCGCAAGGAGAAGGCTATGACGAGGGTCGTCCGCCATGCGCCCGGCAAGGAGCGACCGCGCGACGCGCCGATGGCCACACTGGTTCTGCGACGAGCGGGAAACCGGGTGGGGCACGGGTTCGTCGGCCGCTGGCACGCCCTGACGATCCGTCTGGAGGCCCGCCGCGGCACCACCCGCCCCAGGAAATGGCGCCGATGGGCCTCCTACGCCAATGTCACCAGGGCGATCTGGCTGGTCGCCGTGCTGGCGATGCTCACCTGGATCGGGGAGGGCCTGTTCATCCTCATCACGCAGCACACGACCCGCTTCGAGAAGTGGCGGAAGGACAACGAGGGGTTCGAGATCGTCCTCAAGGTCGTCGGTCCGGTCCTCGCCGCCTCGATCGCCGCCGCGCTCTTCCTGTTCTGGTGGTACCGCTGGACCAAACGGCGCTATCTCACCAAGGCGCTGCGGGATCCGCGCGGACTGGTGCCCACCGCCGGATACGACACCCGCGAGATCGTGGGTCGCGAGGACATCTCCCAGGTGATCGCCGAGCGGCTGCGGGACCGCGACACGCGGCGGCCGTATCTGCTCGTCGGCGGCGTCGGAGCGGGGAAGACCGCCGTCCTCGTACGGCTCACCGAACTCCTGGCCCGCCAGAACGCCGTACCGGTGCCGATCAGACTGCGGGACGCGGCGGACGGCACCGACCTGAACTTCGAGCGTCTGGCCAGGCAGCGCTTCGCCCAGGAGTCACCCAAGGGCATTCTGGCGCGCGGCAAGACCGACCGGGTGTGGCAGCAACTCCTCGCCGACGACAAGCCGGTCGTCCTCGCCGACGGCCTTGAGGAGGCCCTTCTCGACGACGGCCGCCAGCAGAACCGGGACAACGTCATCCGCCGGGCCATCGAGCGCGCCCGTGAGGAGAAGCTGCCCCTGGTCATCGCCTCCCGGCCGCACAGCCCGCTGGAGACCACCTCCGCCGCGATCGTGGTGCTGGAACCGCTGAGCGAGGAAGCAGCGCTGCGCTTCGTCGAGGCGGACGTACCTGGGACCGACGAGCGCCGGGTGGACTGGATCGTGGAGACGGCGGAGGTGACCGAGTCACCGATCTACCTGCAGATCGCCCGTGAACTCCACCGGCGGGGAATGCTGGAGCTCGACCGCCCCGACGGCGATCCGCAGCATGTGAACACCCGCGGCCGCGACCGTGCCACCCTGCGGCTCTGGCTGCTCGACACCTGGGCCGAGGCGCTGTGTGAGGGGAAGCTGCGCGAGGACGTCGCGCTGGCCCCGAAGGAGCGCCGCGACACGCTCGAGGTGGTCTCGGCCCTGGCCTGTGTCGGACTGCTCGAGGACAAGCTGGAGGTCGGCTTCGCGGAGCTGCTCGACCCGGACGTCCTGCACCCCGGTCGGGCGCGGCGCGCGCGAACCCGAGCCGAG contains these protein-coding regions:
- a CDS encoding GNAT family N-acetyltransferase, with the translated sequence MDIVIRQVTPGEYQPLGDITARAYLDDGLLDYGEEDPYLPALKDVAARAAAAEVLVAVDGDRLLGGVTFVAGPGPVADIARPGEAEIRALAVAHAARGRGAGEALVRACLERARATEGCAAVVLSSQRSMHTAHRIYERLGFVRTPERDWNPVPHLDDFTLLTYQLTL